The nucleotide window GGGACGGGTCGAGATTCCAGTGGGGATCGCGGAGTCGATCCGCGTCCACGCCGAGGCCGACCCGGAGGCCGTCCACGGATGAGCGAGTGGTTCACGATCCTCGTGACGGCCTGGGGCCTGCAACTCGCGGTCTTGCCCGGCGAGAAAGTCCAGTTCATCATCGCCGCGCTCTCGACGCGCTATTCGCCATGGATCGTCGTCGGCGCTGCCGCCGCGGCGTTCGGGGGCTGGACGGCCATCGAACTGCTGGTCGGTGAGGCGCTGGTGACCGTCCTCCCCGAAGTCGTCCTCGACACCATCACCGCCGGCCTCTTTCTCCTCTTTGGCGCAATGCTCTGGCACTCGGCCCCCGCGAAAGGCAGTGCGGGACGCTCCGTCGAGACCGCCGAGACCGACGCGGAGACGGCGGCCGACGAGACCGACGGGGGCGTCCTCGAACTCGACGAGCGACTGAACGTCTCGATTCTGGGCTGGACGGTCCCCGATCGATTCGGGGCCTTCCTCCCGATCTTCGCGCTGATGGCCGTCGGTGAGTTCGGCGACAAGACCCAGTTGGTGACGATCGGGCTGGCGGCCCAGTACGGGGCGCACCCGGCGATCTGGGCGGGCGAGATGTTCGCGATCATCCCGGTGAGTATCGCGAACGCGCTGTTTTTCCACCGCTTCGCCCACCTCGTCGACATGCGAAAAGCCCACGCGGTGGCGGCGGCCATCTTCGTGTTCTTCGGGCTGGACACGATCCTCGCGATCACTGTCGGGGTATCGGTCTGGGAGCAGTTCGTCACGCTGGGCGGGACCGCCGTCTCGGAGGTGCTCGGATGACCGACGGCGCGTCCAGCGTCGACCCCTCCGACCTGGACGTCCGAACCGTCACTGCCGACCAGGACGGCCGCGTCGACATCGGCAGCGAGTACGCGGGACGGACGGTCACCGTCGCGGTGCTCGATCCCGCGGCGGCCGTCGAGGACGGGGCCGACGACGCTCCCGACTCGATCGAGTCGGCCTGGAGTCAAGCCTGCGAGGAGTGAGGCGAGTGGGCCGGAGCGACCCGGGTCAGGACCGGATGGCCTCGACCGGGTCCGCTGTCGCCGCTCGCCAGGCGGGGTAGAGTCCGCTGATCACGCTCGCGACCGTCCCGAACGCAAACGCCGCGACGAGAAAGCGCACGTTGCGCCACTGGAAGACGAGCGTCGGGTCCTCGAAGAGGACCTGATACAAAATCGCGCCCAGCGCGGTCGCGATCACGACGCCCGCCGCGCCACCGAGCACGCCGAGCAGCGTCGCTTCGGTCAGGATCATGCGCAACACCTCGAAGCGGGTGACGCCGACCGCCCGGAGGATGCCGATCTCGCCGCGGCGCTCGATCGTGCTCATCAGGAGGACGTTCAGGATGCTCACGCTCGCGACGAACAGCGAGATCGACCCGATCCCCATCAAGATGACGTTGATGACGTTGAAGAAGTTCCCCGTCCGCTGGCCCAGATCGCTCTGGGACTGGATCCGAAGCATCTCGCGATCGGCATTGAACGTCGCGTTGACCTGACCGGCGAGCGCCTGGGCCGCGTCGCCGTCTTCGGCGACGATCACCACCTCGTCGTACCCCCGCCGATCGATCGGCCCCGAGAGGACGACCTCGCTGTGTCGCGTGCCGAACCCGTCGCTGGTGGTCAGCGCGTGGACGCGCACGGAGCGATCGCCAACGGTCACCAGATCGCCCACCTCGACGCCCAGATCGGCCGCGAGACGCTCGTGGAGGAGCGCGCCCGAATGGAACGGCTCCGGGATCGACCCCTGGCTGACGTTGTACAGCACGTCGGGCCGGTCGACGACCTCGACGGACACGTCGCGGCGCTCGGTGCGCGTCGACAGTGCCATCCGATCACCTTTGATCGGGACGACCGTCGCGTTCGAGGCGACGAGGGCGATGCGTTCGATCTGGGCGGGCCCCAGACGGCGGTCGACCGGTGGCCCACCACCGCCGACCCGGACCGGCCGACCGGCGCGGTCCTCCATCACGCGCTCTGGGGGCCGTCGACCGTCGGTGGGCCGCCGCGTGTCGCGCTCGACGAACTCCGGGCCGGGCGTGATCTCGACGCGATCGGCCAGCCCCTGGAACTGCTGGGTCGCACCGTACTGCAGGGCCGTCCCCGCGATGCCCAGGCCCGCGATGGCGACGACGCCGATGAGGATGCCCAGCGCCGCGAGCACCGTCCGGACACGATTCCGCCAGAGGTTGCCCCACGCCATCCGGACGCTCGGGAGTCGGCCGCCGATCATACGTGCCCTCCGTCGAGCAGTTCGACCGTGCGATCGGCGTACTCGGTGACGATCTCGTCGTGAGTGACGACGACGGTCGCGACGTCCTCCTCGGCCTGGAGCCGATCCAACTCGTCGAGGATCGTCCGACTGGTATCCTGATCCAGATTGCCCGTCGGCTCGTCGGCCAAGAGGAGATCGGGGTCGTTGACGAGTGCGCGAGCGATCGCGACGCGCTGTTTTTGCCCACCCGAGAGCTCCGAGGGGCGATGGTCCAGCCGATCGCCCAACCCCACGCGATCGAGCAGTTCGCGCGCCCGCTGTTCGCGATCGGTCGAGCGGTCCCACATCGTGGGCACGACGACGTTGTCGACGGCGTCGAACATCGGCAGGAGGTGGTGATCCTGGAAGACGAAGCCCAGGCGATCCCGGCGCACGGCGGTCCGCTCGCCGGTGCCCGCGTCGGTCAGATCGCGATCGTCGAGGTGGATCGTCCCCTCGGTCGGCGTATCGAGCAGGCCGACGAGATTGAGCAGCGTGGACTTGCCCGACCCCGAGGGGCCGATCACCGCGACCGTCTCGCCGGTCGACACGCTCAACGAGACGTTCGAGAGTGCCTCGACGGCGGTCTCACCCGCTCCGTACCGTCGGGTGACGGTGTCGACCTCCAGGAGACTCATCGTCGCGACCAAACGAGATAGCCGCCCCCGCCGACGGCGAGCAGGCCGATCAGCGGGACGGCGATCGAGAGGATCGCGCCCAGGGGCAACCCGCCGCGCTGGGGTCGCTCGACGCGGTCCGGACCGGAGACGCGATCGGACCCATCGACGCCGGCCCCGCGGTTCGGCACCCCTCGCTCACCTCCATCGACCGGCGGGCCGCCCCCACCGCTCACGTCGACGGTGAACGTCGTCTCCCGACGCTGGCCGTCGGTAATGTACTCCGCGACGACCGGCACCTCGCTCGGTGGCTCACCCTCGACGCTGCCGACGAGTTCGAACGTCTCGAACGTGCTCGCGTTGATCGTCCCGACGAAGTACTCACCGGAGCCCTCGCGTGGGGTGACCTGCTCGGTGTCCTCGATCGACAGCAGCACCGACCGGACCGACTCGCCACCGACGTTGGCGGCGTTGCCCTCGATCGTGACGAGGTTCCCCGAGGAGGTCCGGAGTTCGGTGAGTTCGATGGCACCGGCCAGCCCCGTCGCGTCGCTCTGATTGCCGGCCTCGACGGTGATCGTCCGGGTAGTCGTCCGATAGACGCCATCGACCCGATAGCTCAGGTCGGCCGTCAACTCGTAGCTCCCGGGGTCCGGAAAGCTGGCTTCGAAGGTGAACGTCTCGTCGGTCCGGGCCGGAATCGACGCGGTGACGCGTCGCGGGCTGTCGATGTCGGCGTCACCCGAGAGACCGAGTTCGACGGTCGAAATCGCGGTGTCGGCCCCGTTCGCGACGCCGACCTCGACGGTCGTCGTCGATCCGGCGACCGGATCGGGATCTGGCATCGAGAGCAACACGTCGCCCGTCTCGCGGACGTCGAGGACGGTCGTCGACGTCGTGGAGTGGATCTCCCCGTCGAGTTTCCCGACGGCTTTCATCCGAAGACGCATCGATCCGGGGTCGTCGGGCGTGACCGTCAGCGTCACCGGCACCGTCTCGCCGGGCGCGACCGACCCCGGATCGCGGACGCGGTCGAGGTCCGTCCCCTCGGCGCCGCGAACGTAGACGTCGGTCAGATCGAGCGACCCACTCGCGTTCGCCGGCACGGCCACGTCGACGGTCAGCGTGACGGTCTCGCCGGCGATGGGGGCCTCGGGCGCGGGGCTCACGTCGGTGATGTCGATCGGATCCGCGGTCGCGGCCCCCGTCGGGACGGCGAGCAGCGATCCGATCACCGCGACGGCGACCAGCGCGGCCAGGCCTCGCCTCACGCGTGATCCCTCCGGGGTATCCAATCGGTTCCGGGCCCGTGCGATTCCACTCCCCACCGATCGAGACGAACGCGCATCAGTCGAATCGTATCGGTCGCTCGTAATATACTTCGTGGTCGTTCAATCGGGCGTTTGATCGACCCGAGGAGGCGACGATCGGGCCGCGACGGCCGCGCTCACCCGAGATCGAACTGCTCGGCGGCGGTCGCCATGTCCTTGTCGCCCCGACCGCTGCAGTTGACGATCAGCGAATCGTGATCGCTGGCGAGTTCTTTCGCGCGGGCGAACGCGTGGGCGGTCTCCAGTGCGGGGATGATCCCTTCGTGTTCGCTGACCTCGCGGAACGCGGCGAGCGCGGCGTCGTCGGTGACGCCCGTGTACTCGACGCGGCCGTCCTCGCGGAACATCGCGTGCTCGGGGCCGACACCCGGGTAATCGAGGCCCGCAGAGACCGAGTGGACCTCGGTGTCGTCGTCGATGACACGGGTGTGCATGCCGTGGAGGTCGTCGTCGTGGCCGTCGGCAAGCGGTGCGGCATGTGCGTCCGAGTCGGCGCCTTTCCCGCCGCCTTCCGCGCCGTACAGGGCCACGTCGTCGTCGCGGAACGCGTCGAACAGGCCGAGCGCGTTCGACCCGCCGCCGACGCAGGCGACACACGCGTCGGGCAACTGGCCCTCCCGGGAGAGGAACTGCTCGCGGGCCTCCTTGCCGATGACCGACTGGAACTCCCGGACCATCCGGGGGAACGGGTCGGGCCCGACGACCGACCCGACGAGGTAGTGGGTCGTGTCGACGTTCGCGGCGAAATCCTCCAGGGCGGCGTCGACGGCGTCGGCCAGCCCCTGATTGCCCCGCTCGACCTCGACGACGTCCGCGCCCATCAGGCGCATCCGGAAGACGTTCATCCGCTGGCGCGCGACGTCTTTCGCGCCCATGAACACCTCGGTGTCCAGATCGAGCATGGCGCCGACCATCGCCGTGGCGGTGCCGTGCTGGCCCGCACCCGTCTCAGCGATCAGGCGCTCTCGGCCCGAACGCTTCGCGAGCAGGCCCTGCCCGAGCGTGTTGTTGATCTTGTGCGCGCCGCCGTGGAGCAGGTCCTCGCGCTTGAGATAGACGTCGGTCCCCCAGGCCTCCGAGAGGCGGTTCGCGTAGTACAGCGACGTCGGCCGGCCGGCGTAGTCTTCGAGGTAATCGCGAAACTCCGCCTGGAACGACGGCGAGAGCGCGACCTCCTCAAAGGCCGCCGCGAGTTCTGCCAGCGGTTCTTCCAGCGGTTCGGGCACGCGTCGCCCCCCGTAGCGACCGAACGTGCCGGGATCGGAATCCTCGGACATCGCAGTTCCTACCAGGTACTGGCAAATATGTCTGACTTTTCCGTCGGGCCCGGGCGGTCGAAACTCGACCGTCGAACTCCACATATTTAGTACGGGCATCCCCAGAATGGAACATGGGCGTCCTCTCGCGAGCGGCATACATCGTCAAATCGAAGCTCAACGCCGTGTTGAACCGGGCCGAAGACCCCTCGGAAACACTCGATTACTCCTACGAGCAGATGCGAAACGAACTCCAGGACGTCAAACAGGGCATCGCGGACCTGACGACCCAGAAAAAGCGCCTGGAGATTCAGAAACGTCGGCTCGAAGACAACGTCGAGAAACACAACGAGCAGGCCCGACAGGCCGTCGAACAGGGCCGGGAGGACCTCGCAGAGCGAGCTCTCGAAAAGAAAAAGCAGAAGATGACACAGATCGAGGAGCTCCAGACCCAGGTCGACGACCTCCAGGCCAAACAGGACAACCTCGTCGAGCAGAAAAACACGCTCCAGCAGCGCATCGAGCAGTTCCGCACGAAAAAGGAGACGCTCAAGGCGCGCCACGAGGCCGCCGAGGCGTCAGCGACGGTCTCGGAGGCCGTCACCGGTGCGAGCGAGGAGTTCGAAGACGTCAACCGCGCGATCGAACGCGCCGAAGAAGAGACCCAGGACATGGAGGCCCGCGCACAGGCCATGGACGAACTCCAGGAGAGTGGCGCGCTCGAAGACCAGCTTTCCGATAAATCGTCGCTCGAACGGGAACTCGACCAGACGACGACCGACACCGAGATCGAGTCCGAACTGGAGACGATCAGAGAGGAAGTCGGCGTCGAGACCGACGACGCCACCGTCGAGACGGAGACGGCCGACACCAGCGCGTCCGGCGATTCAAGCGAGTCGGGCGAGTTGGACACCGGCACCTCGATCGAGGACATCGAGGCCCAACTCGACGACTCCGAGCGCTCGAACTGAGCGGGGCGTGAGCGGCCGACCGCTCGCGAATCCGGACCGTGAGTGACTGGTACGCGCCAGCGACCTTTTGAGGCTCTCGCCCGTAGTTCGGCGGCATGATCGCGCCCACGCCGGCCCGACTGGCGGTGGTCGGCGTGATCGTGCTCGCGTTGGTCGTGATCGCCCCGACGCCGGCGGCCGCCGAGACGGTCGTCGTCGACGGGAGCGGGGACGGCGATCACCGGACGATCGGGGCGGCGCTGGCGAACGCCTCGAACGACACGACCGTTCGCGTGCGCGAAGGGGTCTACACCGAATCGGTTCGAATCGACGAGTCGGTCGCGATCACCGCCGCGGGAAGCGTGACGCTTCGGGGCGACTATTCCGGTGCCGGCATCACGATCGTCGAGGACGCCGCGCCGACGATCACGGGGATCGACGTCAAGCAGTTCCGGGTCGGCGTCGACGCCCGCGAGACGACCGGGGACTGGGTGGTGACCGGTGTCTCGACCGACCGGGTCCACGTCGCCGTCGACGCGCGGCGGTCGACCGGCGACTGGCGGGTCGGCGGCACACGACTCACCGCCGCGAGTGCGGGCGTCACCGCCGACGGCGCGAGCGGCAACTGGACGGTCGACGGCGTCGCGATCCGGGCGGACTGGGCGGTGACGGCCCGCCAGACCGGGGGCGACTGGTCGGTCGCGTCGGCCCGCCTGCACGCCGACGGCGGGATCGTCGCCCCCGAGTCCCGGGGCGACTGGCTGGTCCGAAACCTCACGATGGCGAGCAACGGCGGCGTCGGGATCGACGCCCAGGGGTCGACCGGCGACTGGCGGGCCGACGATCTTACGATTCGGTGGGCGACGATCGCCGTCGACGCCGACCGCTCGACTGGCGACTGGGCGATCAGTGACGCGGTCTTCGGCCGGATCGCCTACGCCGGCGAGGCGGCGACGCTGGTCCGGGCGACGGACGCGCGTGGGGCGTGGCGGATCTCCGACAGCGCTTTCGAGGACCCCCGTGGGTACGGCATCGACGCCCGCGGGGCGAGCGGCGGCGTCGCCCAGAACAACTGGTGGGGCGGACCGCTCGGAGCGACCGGCGACCAGTGTGTCGGCGCGGTCGACTGTTCGGCGCCACAGCGACGCCCACCCGACGGCGTCCCACGCCGGTGGCTCGTCGGGATCGGCGCCGTGATCGCCGTGCCCGTCGTCGGTGGACTCTGGCTCCGCCGCCGAATCCGA belongs to Halococcoides cellulosivorans and includes:
- a CDS encoding ABC transporter ATP-binding protein, giving the protein MSLLEVDTVTRRYGAGETAVEALSNVSLSVSTGETVAVIGPSGSGKSTLLNLVGLLDTPTEGTIHLDDRDLTDAGTGERTAVRRDRLGFVFQDHHLLPMFDAVDNVVVPTMWDRSTDREQRARELLDRVGLGDRLDHRPSELSGGQKQRVAIARALVNDPDLLLADEPTGNLDQDTSRTILDELDRLQAEEDVATVVVTHDEIVTEYADRTVELLDGGHV
- a CDS encoding COG1361 family protein; its protein translation is MRRGLAALVAVAVIGSLLAVPTGAATADPIDITDVSPAPEAPIAGETVTLTVDVAVPANASGSLDLTDVYVRGAEGTDLDRVRDPGSVAPGETVPVTLTVTPDDPGSMRLRMKAVGKLDGEIHSTTSTTVLDVRETGDVLLSMPDPDPVAGSTTTVEVGVANGADTAISTVELGLSGDADIDSPRRVTASIPARTDETFTFEASFPDPGSYELTADLSYRVDGVYRTTTRTITVEAGNQSDATGLAGAIELTELRTSSGNLVTIEGNAANVGGESVRSVLLSIEDTEQVTPREGSGEYFVGTINASTFETFELVGSVEGEPPSEVPVVAEYITDGQRRETTFTVDVSGGGGPPVDGGERGVPNRGAGVDGSDRVSGPDRVERPQRGGLPLGAILSIAVPLIGLLAVGGGGYLVWSRR
- a CDS encoding ABC transporter permease, with the translated sequence MIGGRLPSVRMAWGNLWRNRVRTVLAALGILIGVVAIAGLGIAGTALQYGATQQFQGLADRVEITPGPEFVERDTRRPTDGRRPPERVMEDRAGRPVRVGGGGPPVDRRLGPAQIERIALVASNATVVPIKGDRMALSTRTERRDVSVEVVDRPDVLYNVSQGSIPEPFHSGALLHERLAADLGVEVGDLVTVGDRSVRVHALTTSDGFGTRHSEVVLSGPIDRRGYDEVVIVAEDGDAAQALAGQVNATFNADREMLRIQSQSDLGQRTGNFFNVINVILMGIGSISLFVASVSILNVLLMSTIERRGEIGILRAVGVTRFEVLRMILTEATLLGVLGGAAGVVIATALGAILYQVLFEDPTLVFQWRNVRFLVAAFAFGTVASVISGLYPAWRAATADPVEAIRS
- a CDS encoding TMEM165/GDT1 family protein, whose protein sequence is MSEWFTILVTAWGLQLAVLPGEKVQFIIAALSTRYSPWIVVGAAAAAFGGWTAIELLVGEALVTVLPEVVLDTITAGLFLLFGAMLWHSAPAKGSAGRSVETAETDAETAADETDGGVLELDERLNVSILGWTVPDRFGAFLPIFALMAVGEFGDKTQLVTIGLAAQYGAHPAIWAGEMFAIIPVSIANALFFHRFAHLVDMRKAHAVAAAIFVFFGLDTILAITVGVSVWEQFVTLGGTAVSEVLG
- a CDS encoding right-handed parallel beta-helix repeat-containing protein, translating into MIAPTPARLAVVGVIVLALVVIAPTPAAAETVVVDGSGDGDHRTIGAALANASNDTTVRVREGVYTESVRIDESVAITAAGSVTLRGDYSGAGITIVEDAAPTITGIDVKQFRVGVDARETTGDWVVTGVSTDRVHVAVDARRSTGDWRVGGTRLTAASAGVTADGASGNWTVDGVAIRADWAVTARQTGGDWSVASARLHADGGIVAPESRGDWLVRNLTMASNGGVGIDAQGSTGDWRADDLTIRWATIAVDADRSTGDWAISDAVFGRIAYAGEAATLVRATDARGAWRISDSAFEDPRGYGIDARGASGGVAQNNWWGGPLGATGDQCVGAVDCSAPQRRPPDGVPRRWLVGIGAVIAVPVVGGLWLRRRIRR
- the trpB gene encoding tryptophan synthase subunit beta; translation: MSEDSDPGTFGRYGGRRVPEPLEEPLAELAAAFEEVALSPSFQAEFRDYLEDYAGRPTSLYYANRLSEAWGTDVYLKREDLLHGGAHKINNTLGQGLLAKRSGRERLIAETGAGQHGTATAMVGAMLDLDTEVFMGAKDVARQRMNVFRMRLMGADVVEVERGNQGLADAVDAALEDFAANVDTTHYLVGSVVGPDPFPRMVREFQSVIGKEAREQFLSREGQLPDACVACVGGGSNALGLFDAFRDDDVALYGAEGGGKGADSDAHAAPLADGHDDDLHGMHTRVIDDDTEVHSVSAGLDYPGVGPEHAMFREDGRVEYTGVTDDAALAAFREVSEHEGIIPALETAHAFARAKELASDHDSLIVNCSGRGDKDMATAAEQFDLG
- a CDS encoding PspA/IM30 family protein gives rise to the protein MGVLSRAAYIVKSKLNAVLNRAEDPSETLDYSYEQMRNELQDVKQGIADLTTQKKRLEIQKRRLEDNVEKHNEQARQAVEQGREDLAERALEKKKQKMTQIEELQTQVDDLQAKQDNLVEQKNTLQQRIEQFRTKKETLKARHEAAEASATVSEAVTGASEEFEDVNRAIERAEEETQDMEARAQAMDELQESGALEDQLSDKSSLERELDQTTTDTEIESELETIREEVGVETDDATVETETADTSASGDSSESGELDTGTSIEDIEAQLDDSERSN